One genomic segment of Cololabis saira isolate AMF1-May2022 chromosome 22, fColSai1.1, whole genome shotgun sequence includes these proteins:
- the LOC133423081 gene encoding cadherin-10-like: MKPNQALLLLMLSILWPSSALPFTTGNIGNLFGMPDSDGKILQRSKRGWMWNQFFLLEEYTGSDHQYVGKLHSNMDKGDGSVKYVLTGDGAGSLFLIDEKSGDIHATKRLDREEKNMYTLHAKVVDRNTNEDLEPDTEFNIKIHDINDNAPKFSKEIYFASVPEMSEVGTSVITVTASDADDQTYGNSAKLVYSILQGQPYFSVDSENGTIKTALPGMDREVKENYQVVIQAKDMAGQMGGLSGTTTINITLSDVNDSPPRFATHSFRMAAVESTEIGGAIGRIKADDPDVGRNAEMQYSVVGGHDTFNIVTDQTTQEGIVIIKKALDFESKRDYEFKVEVKNTYLDARFIHGIQFKDHATVKVTVEDVDEPPIFTWNPYIIEVHEDTAAGSFVGVVSARDPDADSKPVKYSIDRHTDLERLFNIDSVNGTITTLKALDREMSKWHNISVVANEINNPRQKTRVPVFIKVLDVNDNAPEFAMSYDTFVCENVKAGQLIQTISAVDTDEPLVGHKFMFSISATNPNFTIVDREDNTANILTRRGGFSRREMSVYFLPVVISDNDYPIQSSTSTLIVRVCACDSRGNMQSCSPEVLPFSDGLTTGALVAILLCVIILLMIVVLFAALRRQRKKEPLIISKEDVRDNVVSYNDEGGGEEDTQAFDIGTLRNPEVMDANKLRRDIIPEMLFPFRRTSPIKDNTDVRDFINGRLQENDADPTAPPYDSLATYAYEGSGSLAESLSSLESGATEGDQDYDYLGNWGPQFKKLAEMYIGRSPDRET, translated from the exons ATGAAACCGAATCAGGCTCTGCTACTCCTGATGCTCTCCATCCTTTGGCCCAGTTCTGCCCTTCCTTTTACAACTGGGAATATTGGGAATCTGTTTGGGATGCCAGATAGTGATGGGAAGATTCTTCAGCGTTCCAAACGTGGATGGATGTGGAATCAATTCTTCCTGTTGGAGGAGTACACGGGAAGTGACCATCAATACGTCGGGAAG CTACACTCCAACATGGACAAAGGCGATGGCAGTGTGAAATACGTCCTGACCGGAGACGGGGCAGGGAGCCTGTTTCTGATTGATGAGAAGTCCGGTGACATCCACGCCACCAAGAGGCTGGACCGAGAGGAAAAGAACATGTACACCCTGCACGCCAAAGTTGTGGACAGGAACACCAACGAAGACCTGGAGCCCGACACGGAATTCAACATAAAAATCCATGACATCAATGATAATGCCCCCAAGTTTTCCAAGGAAATCTACTTTGCCAGTGTTCCTGAAATGTCTGAAGTTG GTACGTCTGTCATCACGGTAACTGCCTCCGACGCCGATGATCAAACATACGGGAACAGTGCCAAGCTTGTGTATAGCATTCTACAGGGACAACCTTATTTCTCCGTGGATTCTGAGAACG GCACCATTAAAACCGCCCTACCTGGCATGGATAGAGAAGTTAAAGAAAACTACCAGGTTGTGATCCAGGCTAAAGACATGGCTGGACAGATGGGAGGGCTTTCGGGGACCACAACAATCAACATCACCCTCTCCGATGTCAATGACAGTCCACCACGCTTCGCTACCC ATTCCTTCCGCATGGCTGCTGTGGAGTCCACAGAGATCGGCGGTGCCATCGGACGGATTAAGGCTGACGATCCTGACGTGGGCCGTAACGCTGAGATGCAGTACAGTGTCGTCGGGGGTCACGACACTTTCAACATCGTCACTGACCAAACTACCCAGGAGGGAATTGTCATAATTAAAAAG GCACTGGATTTTGAGAGTAAGAGGGACTACGAGTTCAAAGTGGAGGTGAAAAACACCTACCTGGACGCAAGGTTCATCCACGGTATTCAGTTCAAGGACCACGCCACGGTCAAGGTGACGGTAGAGGATGTGGATGAGCCCCCCATTTTCACCTGGAACCCTTATATAATCGAGGTGCATGAAGACACGGCCGCTGGCAGCTTTGTCGGAGTGGTTTCGGCCAGGGATCCCGACGCCGACTCCAAGCCAGTCAA ATATTCCATCGATAGACACACAGATCTAGAGAGGCTGTTTAACATCGATTCTGTCAACGGCACCATCACGACACTGAAAGCGCTGGACAGAGAAATGTCGAAATGGCACAACATCTCTGTGGTGGCAAATGAAATAA ACAACCCTCGCCAGAAAACTCGCGTGCCCGTGTTCATCAAAGTGTTGGATGTGAATGACAACGCCCCGGAGTTCGCCATGTCCTACGACACATTCGTCTGCGAGAACGTCAAAGCTGGCCAG CTGATTCAGACGATAAGTGCTGTCGACACGGATGAACCCCTTGTTGGACACAAGTTTATGTTTAGTATAAGTGCCACCAACCCAAATTTCACTATTGTGGACAGAGAAG ATAACACGGCCAACATCCTGACGAGGAGGGGCGGATTCAGCCGGCGCGAGATGAGCGTGTACTTCCTGCCCGTGGTGATCTCTGACAACGACTACCCCATCCAGAGCAGCACCAGTACGCTGATCGTACGCGTGTGCGCCTGCGACAGCCGTGGAAACATGCAGTCATGCAGCCCCGAGGTCCTGCCCTTCTCAGACGGCCTCACCACTGGAGCCCTGGTGGCCATCCTGCTCTgtgtcatcatcctcctca TGATCGTGGTGCTGTTTGCTGCCCTGAGGAGACAGAGGAAGAAGGAGCCTCTGATCATCTCCAAAGAGGATGTCAGAGACAACGTTGTCAGCTACAACGATGAagggggaggagaggaggacacTCAGGCCTTTGATATCGGCACACTGCGCAACCCAGAGGTGATGGATGCTAACAAGCTACGCAGGGACATCATACCCGAAATGCTGTTTCCCTTTCGGAGGACATCCCCCATAAAGGATAACACAGATGTGAGAGACTTCATAAACGGGAGGCTTCAGGAGAACGACGCAGACCCCACAGCGCCCCCCTATGACTCCCTGGCCACGTACGCGTACGAGGGCAGCGGCTCTCTGGCCGAGTCCCTGAGTTCACTGGAGTCCGGTGCCACGGAGGGGGACCAGGACTACGATTACCTCGGCAACTGGGGGCCGCAGTTCAAAAAGCTGGCTGAGATGTACATAGGAAGGAGCCCCGACAGAGAGACTTAA